The following are encoded in a window of Chloroflexia bacterium SDU3-3 genomic DNA:
- a CDS encoding nuclear transport factor 2 family protein — MSRSHRRMAVRLVWLGVTVASWAALAACAAGPTASAAQGSEPAAAPTQPAQAPTTTATFLPLVTQPQASEGETPVPTHAPTATATADLLAQPQCYFDAVASEDLDALGECFTPDAEIIDVGRHIRGVDAIRTWADNEVLGGRYSILERTATGAQQVRMLVRFTPPGSSGGFRAYYTFDLAGGKITRADLQYA, encoded by the coding sequence ATGTCTCGATCACACCGTAGGATGGCTGTCCGCCTGGTGTGGCTAGGGGTTACTGTGGCCAGCTGGGCCGCGCTGGCGGCCTGCGCCGCTGGCCCCACCGCCAGCGCGGCCCAGGGCAGCGAGCCAGCCGCCGCGCCCACCCAGCCCGCCCAGGCCCCGACCACCACCGCAACCTTCCTGCCGCTGGTCACCCAGCCGCAGGCCAGCGAAGGAGAAACCCCCGTGCCGACACACGCGCCGACCGCCACCGCCACCGCCGATCTGCTCGCCCAGCCGCAGTGCTACTTCGACGCCGTCGCCAGCGAAGATCTGGATGCGCTGGGCGAGTGCTTCACCCCCGACGCCGAGATTATCGATGTGGGTCGCCACATCCGCGGGGTCGATGCCATCCGCACCTGGGCCGACAACGAGGTGCTGGGTGGCCGCTACAGCATCCTTGAGCGCACCGCCACCGGCGCGCAGCAGGTGCGCATGCTGGTGCGCTTCACCCCGCCTGGCTCCTCGGGGGGCTTCCGCGCCTACTACACCTTCGATCTGGCTGGCGGCAAGATTACCCGCGCCGATCTTCAGTACGCCTAG
- a CDS encoding SDR family oxidoreductase, with protein sequence MSEKTVALVTGANRGIGLEVCRQLAQRGITVLLGSRDLRKGEQAASTLARAGGEIYARQLDVADEDSIRALAQWAEAELGHIDILVNNAAIFYDTWQHASHADLAIVQAAFDTNTLGAWRMCRSFLPLLRRSGGARIVNVSSGAGALGDLSGATPAYAISKVALNALTIMLAAELRGSGILVNAVCPGWVATEMGGAGGRPVSEGAAGVVWAATLPSGGPSGGFFRDGRPIAW encoded by the coding sequence ATGAGCGAAAAGACGGTAGCGCTGGTCACCGGTGCGAATCGTGGGATCGGGCTGGAGGTCTGTCGGCAGCTTGCCCAGCGCGGCATAACGGTGCTGCTTGGGTCGCGCGATCTGCGCAAGGGCGAGCAGGCGGCTAGCACCCTAGCCCGAGCTGGCGGCGAGATCTACGCGCGCCAGCTCGATGTGGCCGACGAAGATTCGATCCGCGCGCTGGCGCAGTGGGCCGAGGCCGAGCTGGGCCATATCGACATTTTGGTCAACAACGCGGCGATCTTCTACGACACGTGGCAGCACGCCTCCCACGCCGATCTGGCGATCGTGCAGGCCGCCTTCGACACCAACACGCTTGGGGCGTGGCGCATGTGCCGCAGCTTCCTGCCGCTGCTGCGCCGAAGCGGCGGGGCGCGGATCGTAAATGTGTCGAGCGGGGCGGGCGCGCTGGGCGACCTGAGCGGGGCGACCCCAGCCTACGCGATCTCGAAGGTGGCCCTGAACGCGCTCACGATCATGCTGGCCGCCGAGCTGCGGGGCAGCGGCATCCTGGTGAACGCGGTCTGCCCGGGGTGGGTCGCCACCGAGATGGGCGGCGCGGGCGGGCGTCCGGTGTCCGAAGGTGCGGCAGGCGTTGTCTGGGCGGCCACGCTGCCCAGCGGCGGGCCATCCGGCGGCTTCTTTCGCGATGGCCGCCCGATCGCGTGGTAG
- a CDS encoding homoserine dehydrogenase translates to MARTVRLVLAGLGNVNRSLIAIFFHQRRLLEERYGLKIAVVGASDSGGAAVEPQGLDLEALVAAKQAGQSVASLPGVGRPGLGGAALIAAVKADVLMEATPVDLKTAQPGLDTTRAALAAGMHVVIANKGPVALAYGELATRSDLGGVASNPRLRFSACVGGFLPSVNVGWRDLRGTNIVQVEAVFNGTTQIILRAMEQGGSFADALRDAQQRGLAETDPTLDIEGWDAANKLVIFANAVLGQPTTLDDVEVMGITRLGAQDLSAAQERGMRVVLLCRAAVGEHGRYDLSVRPTALPLEHPLARMSADEMGVVFHTDIAGRLSFQTLERGPQPTAAAMLRDLIEVTRDMVA, encoded by the coding sequence ATGGCAAGGACTGTACGACTTGTGCTGGCTGGGCTGGGCAATGTGAACCGCAGCCTAATCGCGATCTTCTTTCACCAGCGGCGGCTGCTGGAGGAGCGCTACGGGCTGAAGATCGCGGTGGTGGGCGCAAGCGACTCGGGCGGGGCTGCGGTGGAGCCGCAGGGGCTGGATCTAGAGGCGCTGGTGGCGGCCAAGCAGGCGGGCCAGAGCGTGGCCAGCCTGCCCGGCGTGGGGCGGCCCGGCCTGGGCGGCGCGGCCTTGATCGCCGCCGTGAAGGCTGACGTGCTGATGGAGGCCACACCGGTGGATCTGAAGACGGCCCAGCCAGGGCTGGACACCACCCGCGCCGCGCTGGCCGCTGGCATGCACGTGGTGATCGCCAACAAGGGGCCGGTGGCGCTGGCCTACGGCGAGCTGGCCACCCGCAGCGATCTGGGCGGCGTGGCCAGCAACCCCCGGCTGCGCTTCAGCGCCTGCGTGGGCGGCTTCTTGCCCTCGGTGAATGTGGGCTGGCGCGACCTGCGCGGCACCAACATCGTGCAGGTGGAGGCGGTGTTCAACGGCACCACCCAGATCATCCTGCGCGCCATGGAGCAGGGCGGCAGCTTCGCCGACGCGCTGCGCGACGCCCAGCAGCGCGGGCTGGCCGAGACCGACCCCACGCTGGACATCGAAGGCTGGGATGCGGCCAACAAGCTGGTGATCTTCGCCAACGCCGTGCTGGGCCAGCCTACCACGCTGGATGATGTGGAGGTGATGGGCATCACGCGGCTGGGCGCGCAGGATCTGTCCGCCGCCCAGGAGCGCGGCATGCGCGTGGTGCTGCTGTGCCGCGCCGCCGTGGGCGAGCATGGCCGCTACGACCTGAGCGTGCGCCCCACCGCGCTGCCGCTGGAGCACCCGCTGGCCCGCATGAGCGCCGACGAGATGGGCGTGGTGTTCCACACCGACATCGCCGGGCGGCTTAGCTTCCAGACCCTGGAGCGCGGCCCCCAGCCCACGGCGGCGGCCATGCTGCGCGACTTGATCGAGGTGACGCGGGACATGGTGGCCTAG
- a CDS encoding EamA family transporter has protein sequence MGPDASGAAFVHQRYNLVGRNGPASLFLLFASACRRPQKGPRMKAQDTPYAAAPTSALRKALSPALLAFIGLALLWGASFLFIKIGVTGMPPDALVATRLTIAAIVLLGVARASGERLPRGWKIWRDFAVTGVVGLAIPFSLITWGEQEISSGMASILNGTTPLFTALIAYFWMRGERFSPLKLFGLALGFVGVVVAVGIENLTIGSNLLSHLAVMGAAFCYGVSGIYTRRAFAGIPARTVAVGQFVCAAVALVPIALLRHGLPTQLPPAGPLGAVVALALFCTAVAYILYYWLIDHIGATRTSMVTYMVTPLALIYGAAILREPVYLNTIAGLLLVVLGILLANGVIGRRAA, from the coding sequence ATGGGGCCAGACGCCAGCGGGGCCGCTTTCGTCCACCAGAGGTACAATCTGGTGGGGCGAAACGGCCCCGCTTCGCTATTTCTTCTTTTTGCTTCGGCATGCCGCAGACCCCAGAAAGGACCAAGGATGAAGGCTCAAGATACCCCCTACGCCGCCGCCCCCACATCAGCCCTGCGCAAAGCGCTCTCGCCAGCCCTGCTGGCCTTTATCGGCCTCGCGCTGCTGTGGGGCGCGTCGTTCCTGTTCATCAAGATCGGCGTCACCGGCATGCCGCCGGATGCGCTGGTGGCCACGCGGCTTACCATCGCCGCCATCGTGCTGCTGGGCGTGGCCCGCGCCAGCGGCGAGCGCCTGCCCAGGGGCTGGAAGATCTGGCGCGACTTCGCCGTGACTGGCGTGGTGGGGCTGGCCATCCCGTTCTCGCTGATCACCTGGGGCGAGCAGGAGATCTCCAGCGGCATGGCCTCGATCCTCAACGGCACCACGCCGCTGTTCACCGCGCTGATCGCCTACTTCTGGATGCGCGGCGAGCGATTCTCGCCGCTGAAGCTGTTCGGGCTGGCGCTGGGCTTCGTGGGCGTGGTGGTGGCGGTGGGCATTGAGAACCTGACGATCGGCAGCAACCTGCTGAGCCACCTGGCGGTGATGGGCGCGGCGTTTTGCTATGGCGTGAGCGGCATCTACACCCGCCGCGCCTTCGCGGGCATCCCGGCGCGCACGGTGGCGGTGGGCCAGTTCGTGTGCGCGGCGGTGGCACTGGTGCCCATAGCGCTGCTGCGGCACGGCCTGCCCACCCAGCTGCCGCCAGCGGGGCCGCTGGGCGCGGTGGTGGCGCTGGCGCTGTTCTGCACGGCGGTGGCCTACATCCTCTACTACTGGCTGATCGACCACATCGGCGCGACCCGCACCAGCATGGTCACCTACATGGTCACGCCGCTGGCCCTGATCTATGGCGCGGCCATCCTGCGCGAGCCGGTCTACCTCAACACGATCGCCGGGCTGCTGCTGGTGGTGCTAGGCATCCTGCTGGCCAACGGCGTGATCGGGCGCAGGGCCGCCTAG
- a CDS encoding Lrp/AsnC family transcriptional regulator, translating into MDRLDDIDRAILEALQRDGRMSITDLAQKVELTPPTVQRRVKLLEEAGYIKGYTAILDPLRVNLPVTAFIFIESVAGCELEEVGKNLCKISGVQELHNLIGEWCFLLKVRATSPQSLEDILHRQIRHTHGVRRTLTILATSSPFETPNVPIPERE; encoded by the coding sequence ATGGATCGTCTCGATGACATTGACCGGGCCATTCTTGAGGCGCTGCAGCGCGACGGGCGTATGTCGATCACCGACCTGGCGCAGAAAGTCGAACTGACGCCGCCCACGGTTCAGCGCCGCGTCAAGCTGCTCGAAGAGGCGGGCTACATCAAAGGCTACACCGCCATCCTCGACCCGCTGCGGGTGAATTTGCCGGTCACGGCCTTCATCTTCATCGAGTCGGTTGCAGGCTGCGAGCTTGAGGAGGTCGGCAAGAACCTCTGCAAGATCTCGGGCGTGCAGGAGCTGCACAACCTGATCGGCGAGTGGTGCTTTCTGCTGAAGGTGCGCGCCACCAGCCCGCAGTCGCTGGAGGACATCCTCCACCGCCAGATCCGCCACACCCACGGGGTGCGGCGCACGCTCACCATCCTGGCCACATCGTCGCCCTTTGAGACGCCAAACGTACCCATTCCCGAGCGCGAGTAG
- a CDS encoding PLP-dependent aminotransferase family protein, translated as MHLQLDRQSAQPIYRQLMHEIQQLIKSNALPPGARLPTVRELAKQLGVTRLTVHTAYSELQSAGWLEATVGKGTFVSARRDQAVQRTSLGSDLSPHGMVSDMLWMAQLPGMRTLAMASAAEEHYPTREFTRAIEEALAHDSQAVLGYTTAQGEPLLRIVLADMVRQRGVVAGPDAVLVTSGVTQALALLARAMAALGDVVLVEHPTYVGAINLLSRQGLRLVGVPTDSQGVLPDALEAMVRTYNPRFFYCVPAFHNPIGICYTPERRAAVLELAERYNLPVVEDDIYAQIALDRPAPLSLKAQDPADLVIYLSSFSKTAIPGARVGYVVAHPTLIQRLLVFKQADDLCSPPLLQRAMALFVERGHYAAHLRRVLPVYRERRDALLDAMARHFPSDTRWTMPEGGFSTWVRLPAHVSVSDLYLAAIDQGVAFAPGTFFFAGEAPGPYMRLSFSAQPPEVLREVTKILGDLLQGQIQRRSYSPVGNRQYLPLV; from the coding sequence ATGCACCTTCAGCTTGATCGACAGAGCGCCCAGCCGATCTACCGCCAGCTGATGCACGAGATCCAGCAGCTGATCAAATCGAACGCGCTGCCGCCAGGGGCGCGGCTGCCCACCGTGCGCGAGCTGGCCAAGCAGCTGGGCGTGACGCGCCTGACGGTGCACACGGCCTATAGCGAGCTGCAGAGCGCGGGGTGGCTGGAGGCCACGGTAGGCAAGGGCACCTTTGTGTCGGCCCGCCGCGACCAGGCGGTGCAGCGCACCTCGCTGGGCAGCGACCTTTCGCCGCACGGCATGGTGAGCGACATGCTGTGGATGGCCCAGCTCCCCGGCATGCGCACGCTGGCCATGGCCAGCGCCGCCGAGGAGCACTACCCCACCCGCGAGTTCACCCGCGCGATCGAGGAGGCGCTGGCCCACGACAGCCAGGCGGTGCTGGGCTACACCACCGCCCAGGGCGAGCCGCTGCTGCGCATAGTGCTGGCCGACATGGTGCGGCAGCGCGGCGTGGTGGCCGGGCCAGATGCGGTGCTGGTGACCAGCGGCGTGACCCAGGCGCTAGCGCTGCTGGCGCGGGCCATGGCCGCGCTAGGCGATGTGGTGCTCGTGGAGCACCCCACCTATGTGGGCGCAATCAACCTGCTGTCGCGCCAGGGCCTGCGCCTGGTGGGCGTGCCCACCGACAGCCAGGGCGTGCTGCCCGACGCGCTGGAGGCGATGGTACGCACCTACAACCCGCGCTTCTTCTACTGCGTGCCCGCGTTTCACAACCCGATCGGCATCTGCTATACGCCCGAGCGGCGCGCGGCGGTGCTGGAGCTGGCCGAGCGCTACAACCTGCCGGTGGTGGAGGATGATATCTACGCCCAGATCGCGCTCGACCGGCCCGCGCCGCTATCGCTCAAGGCGCAAGACCCCGCCGATCTCGTGATCTACCTGAGCAGCTTCTCGAAGACGGCCATCCCCGGCGCGCGGGTGGGCTATGTGGTGGCGCACCCCACGCTCATCCAGCGGCTGCTGGTGTTCAAGCAGGCCGACGACCTCTGCTCGCCGCCGCTGCTGCAGCGCGCGATGGCGCTGTTTGTCGAGCGCGGGCACTACGCCGCGCACCTGCGCCGGGTGCTGCCGGTGTACCGCGAGCGCCGCGACGCGCTGCTGGATGCTATGGCGCGGCATTTCCCATCCGACACACGCTGGACCATGCCCGAGGGCGGGTTTTCGACCTGGGTGCGCCTGCCAGCCCATGTGTCGGTGAGCGACCTGTACCTGGCCGCGATCGATCAGGGCGTGGCCTTTGCGCCCGGCACCTTCTTTTTTGCGGGCGAGGCCCCTGGCCCCTACATGCGGCTCTCGTTCAGTGCGCAGCCGCCCGAGGTGCTGCGCGAGGTAACCAAGATCCTGGGCGATCTGCTTCAGGGCCAGATCCAGCGGCGCAGCTATAGCCCGGTAGGCAACCGCCAGTACCTGCCGCTGGTCTAG